ACCGTCCGGGAAGACGTAGGCGTCGATGAAGTCGTCCACCTGGTAGGTGGACTCGTCGCGCTGCGGCCGCCGCGCGATCTGGTGGTTCAGCAGCCGTCCGCCCGGCCGGAGCAGCCGGTGCAGGTCCTGGGCGTACTCCAGGTAGCGCTCCGCGCCGACGTGCTCGGCCATCCCGATGGACGAGATCGCGTCGTACGGCCCGTCGGTGACGTCCCGGTAGTCCTGCACCCGGATCTCCACCCGGTCGGTCAGGCCCTGGTCCGCGACGCGCTTGCGGGCGTACGCGGCCTGCTCCTGGGAGAGCGTGATGCCGACGACGCTCACGCCGTGCTCGCGGGCGGCGTGGATGGCCATGGAGCCCCAGCCGCAGCCGACGTCCAGCAGGCGCTGACCGGGGGTCAGGCCGAGCTTGCGGCAGACGAGTTCCAGTTTGTCGTGCTGGGCGGTCTCGAGGGTGCTGTCCGGGCCGGACCAGTAGGCGCAGGAGTACACCATGGACGGGCCGAGGACGATCTCGTAGAAGTCGTTGCCGACGTCGTAGTGGTGGCTGATGGCGCGTCGGTCGCTGCGCTTGGTGTGCAGTTGCCGGCGGGCTCTGCGCATCTCCTCGCGGGGCGGGGCGGGCGGCAGCGAGGGCCCGGCCAGCCGCACCAGGCCCCGGACGGCGGCGCGTACCTCGGGGTCCCGCAGGGCCTCGCCGAGGCCACGGGCGTCCTCGTCACGCTCCCAGATCAGGCCGGAGAGCAGACCGAGGGCGGTGTAGAGGTCTCCCTCGACATCGACGTCCCCGGCCACCCAGGCGCGGGCGAGGCCCAGTTCACCCGGCTTCCACAACAGCCGGCGCAGGGCGCGCCGGTTGCGCACGACGAGCACCGGCGCACCCGGCGGACCCGCCTGCGAACCGTCCCAGGCGCGGATACGCACCGGGACGGGAGTTCCCAGCACCTGCTCGAGCAGGCCCTTCAGCCGCGACGCGGCGTCAGCCATGGCGCACACCTCCGTGACGGTGATCCCCCACCACGTAAACACCTGCGGGGCCGGACCGCAGTCCCCTGTTCGCGTCATGTCTGAGCAAAACCCACTCGGCCCACCCCTGGACGACCGGCCGGCCCTGGACGACCGGCTCGGCCCGCCGACGGCCGACCGCGCGCGGGAACGCCGAAGGACCTCCCGCACCACGGATGGCGGGAGGTCCCTCGGTTGGCTCAGCGGGCGGCGACCGTCAGGAGGCCTTC
This region of Streptomyces chromofuscus genomic DNA includes:
- a CDS encoding SAM-dependent methyltransferase translates to MADAASRLKGLLEQVLGTPVPVRIRAWDGSQAGPPGAPVLVVRNRRALRRLLWKPGELGLARAWVAGDVDVEGDLYTALGLLSGLIWERDEDARGLGEALRDPEVRAAVRGLVRLAGPSLPPAPPREEMRRARRQLHTKRSDRRAISHHYDVGNDFYEIVLGPSMVYSCAYWSGPDSTLETAQHDKLELVCRKLGLTPGQRLLDVGCGWGSMAIHAAREHGVSVVGITLSQEQAAYARKRVADQGLTDRVEIRVQDYRDVTDGPYDAISSIGMAEHVGAERYLEYAQDLHRLLRPGGRLLNHQIARRPQRDESTYQVDDFIDAYVFPDGELAPVGSTVTQLERAGFEVRDVESIREHYALTLRRWVAGLEADWARAVRLTSPGRARVWRLYMAASALSFERNRIGVNQVLAVRTPDSGASGMPLRSRTWNT